The Branchiostoma floridae strain S238N-H82 chromosome 10, Bfl_VNyyK, whole genome shotgun sequence genome has a segment encoding these proteins:
- the LOC118424037 gene encoding chondroadherin-like: MPSSCMHVRLATLLESVAAAVRTKRTMASPAVRLLLLVSALVGVKAAPPPDGCPAPCECRGSSVYCMWAGLTSVPAGIPPGTTILRLNNNQISNLPPNAFANLPNLRGLDLSRNKLTNVSAEVFKSLTNLEWLYLSNNEIQYIAPNAFLQQRHLKDLFLQANNLMEIPSGALQSLGSLTLLDLSENGIKNLTNAAFTGLVRLQTLYLSANCFSHIENGAFSSVANLEKLYINKGCLMSVPIKAFQNLKNLLTLELGVNDIRVLAEESFFGMGRLKRLRLSNNKIAQMSAAAFGGLKELRYLDLKANRLTELLDGTFRATPSLEELYLCMNNITEVKGTAFQNVPGLQMLKLDDNAIQTFPAATVASLSNLQSLDLSGNPLKCDCFLRPLRKWLDDASAELAMREQTTCTTPVEFLGARVDVIPPENFTCPGGDPPGYGLQDQVNPKAASTPTTRQMTSSTPRDVNPNWNSKFSHSADSSTELENLSGMQAEESKEIELGQELREEMKVQMDEMKGVLGSVLEKLSALEDTVAACAQPSRTVVLKGLRVEFDEVAEN; the protein is encoded by the exons ATGCCATCATCGTGCATGCACGTGCGGTTAGCCACATTGTTGGAGAGTGTGGCGGCTGCGGTCAGGACTAAGAGA ACCATGGCGTCCCCAGCCGTACGGTTGTTGCTCCTGGTGTCGGCCCTTGTCGGAGTGAAGGCCGCCCCGCCGCCCGATGGGTGCCCGGCGCCCTGCGAGTGCCGCGGCAGTTCCGTGTACTGCATGTGGGCGGGGCTAACCTCCGTGCCCGCCGGCATCCCACCTGGAACTACCATCCTCAGGCTCAACAATAACCAG ATTTCAAACCTGCCTCCAAACGCCTTTGCCAACTTGCCCAACCTCCGCGGACTCGACCTGTCCAGGAACAAGCTAACAAACGTGTCGGCTGAGGTCTTCAAGTCGCTCACCAACTTAGAATGGCTCTACCTTTCCAACAACGAGATACAATACATCGCCCCCAACGCTTTCCTACAACAGAGGCATCTCAAAGATCTGTTTCTTCAAGCCAACAACTTGATGGAAATCCCGAGCGGAGCGCTACAATCCTTAGGAAGTTTGACGTTGTTGGATTTAAGCGAGAACGGTATCAAAAACCTGACCAACGCCGCTTTCACCGGACTAGTTCGCCTGCAAACGCTGTACTTGAGTGCCAATTGTTTCTCCCATATCGAGAACGGCGCTTTCTCTAGCGTGGCAAATTTAGAGAAGCTTTATATCAACAAGGGCTGCCTCATGTCCGTTCCGATCAAAGCATTCCAGAATCTGAAAAATCTACTGACACTCGAACTAGGTGTGAACGACATAAGGGTTCTTGCCGAGGAGTCCTTCTTTGGTATGGGGAGGCTGAAGAGACTGAGACTTAGTAACAACAAGATAGCGCAGATGTCTGCCGCGGCGTTTGGGGGACTAAAGGAGCTGCGATATCTGGACTTGAAAGCGAATCGCTTAACTGAGCTACTTGATGGAACATTTAGAGCCACTCCAAGCTTGGAAGAGCTTTATCTTTGCATGAATAACATAACGGAGGTGAAGGGGACCGCTTTTCAGAATGTACCGGGTCTGCAGATGCTCAAGCTAGACGATAACGCCATACAAACATTCCCCGCGGCCACAGTCGCTTCCCTATCTAATCTCCAGTCACTGGACCTCTCCGGGAATCCGCTGAAATGCGATTGTTTCTTGCGACCGTTGCGAAAATGGCTCGACGATGCTTCAGCTGAGCTCGCCATGAGAGAACAGACTACCTGCACGACGCCTGTGGAATTCCTCGGCGCCAGGGTAGATGTGATCCCGCCGGAAAACTTCACGTGTCCCGGTGGAGACCCTCCGGGCTACGGTCTCCAGGACCAAGTCAACCCAAAAGCAGCGTCGACTCCAACCACTcgacaaatgacgtcatcaacaccCCGTGACGTCAACCCTAACTGGAATTCGAAGTTCTCTCACTCAGCTGACAGTTCTACAGAGCTAGAAAACCTCTCCGGCATGCAGGCAGAAGAGAGTAAAGAGATAGAGCTCGGGCAGGAACTGAGGGAAGAAATGAAGGTACAGATGGATGAGATGAAGGGGGTGCTAGGCTCTGTTCTGGAGAAGCTGTCGGCTCTGGAGGACACCGTCGCCGCCTGTGCCCAGCCCAGCAGGACCGTGGTGCTGAAGGGCCTTCGGGTCGAGTTCGACGAAGTCGCAGAAAACTGA